A genomic stretch from Thunnus maccoyii chromosome 19, fThuMac1.1, whole genome shotgun sequence includes:
- the vsig8a gene encoding V-set and immunoglobulin domain-containing protein 8a, which produces MFCSRLRSTLCPPWLSLFLLCTASLLSTEFNWTQAVQVTSTGPQTIQKAKGESVTLDCSYTLSPLDIGELDIEWSVVSPDTTQKDQMLMSYSSGTKYVHGNHALINGISFAAPDPSLGDASLSIALLTPAHSATYQCKVKKSPGVDMRKVSLVVMAKPSVPKCWVEGGELVGEALSLHCKSAKGSTPLKYMWRRESAGPIPAAATQNAATGELKISNHSQSFAGIYLCEVNNAVGTEHCRINLKANKPPNRAAVIVGTTVGSLLLIFILLVFIGVIYWKLSNRRRYEKEFSNEIREDVPPPESRPVSRRTSRSASQHPQVTYCQVVGAEVGCLDDGRIHTPSTNSHGHTPVKYTPVEYDSNYGYAV; this is translated from the exons ATGTTCTGCAGTCGTTTGAGGTCAACTCTCTGCCCGCCATGGTTGTCTTTGTTCTTGTTATGCACTGCAAGTCTCTTGAGCACAG AATTCAATTGGACGCAAGCGGTGCAGGTGACATCCACAGGCCCGCAGACCATCCAGAAGGCCAAGGGGGAGAGTGTGACTTTGGACTGCAGTTACACACTGAGCCCTTTAGACATCGGAGAACTTGACATCGAATGGTCTGTGGTCAGTCCAGACACCACGCAGAAAGATCAAATG CTCATGTCTTATTCCAGCGGCACTAAATATGTCCATGGTAACCATGCACTTATAAATGGGATCAGCTTTGCTGCTCCTGACCCCTCCCTGGGTGATGCTTCGCTCTCAATTGCTCTGCTGACACCTGCTCATAGCGCTACCTATCAGTGTAAAGTGAAGAAATCACCTGGAGTGGACATGCGAAAGGTGTCACTGGTGGTAATGG CGAAGCCGTCTGTGCCTAAGTGCtgggtggagggaggggagcTGGTCGGCGAGGCTCTGTCTCTGCACTGCAAGTCTGCAAAAGGCTCCACTCCCTTAAAATACATGTGGAGGAGAGAAAGTGCAGGCCCCATCCCTGCTGCAGCCACACAGA ATGCAGCGACTGGGGAGCTGAAAATCAGCAACCACTCGCAGAGCTTTGCAGGAATCTACCTTTGTGAGGTGAACAATGCTGTTGGAACCGAGCACTGCAGGATCAACCTGAAAGCGAACAAAC CTCCAAACAGAGCGGCGGTGATAGTTGGCACCACTGTGGGTTCCCTgctcctcatcttcatcctgcTGGTCTTCATCGGGGTTATTTACTGGAAGTTGAGCAACAGACGTCGCTATGAGAAGGAGTTCTCCAATGAAATCAG GGAGGATGTTCCGCCTCCTGAGAGCCGCCCTGTCAGTCGTCGTACGAGCCGGAGTGCCAGTCAGCACCCACAGGTGACTTACTGTCAGGTGGTTGGGGCGGAGGTGGGCTGTTTGGATGACGGACGCATACACACTCCCTCCACTAACAGCCATGGACACACACCGGTTAAATACACACCAGTGGAATATGACAGCAACTACGGATACGCAGTGTGA